ACTGCGCTTCACCTTCGCCGTCGCATCGAACCTGCCGTCCGGACCCGGGCAGTACCTCCCGTCGTAGACCACCGAGGTGCTCGTGCCCGCCGTCGCACCGCCGGAGACCTGCTGTCCCTCGGTGCTGATCTCGACCGTCGTCGTGCCGTCGTCGTTGACGGTGAACGTCAGGCCGTCCGAGCCGTGCGAGTCCCCGGAATGCAGGGAGCCGCCACTCAACGCATCCTGCAAGCCGCGCTGCGCGTACGTCCCGAGGCCCCCGATGATGAGGTTCTCGAAGCCCTGCTGACCGGCGTCCGACCGGGAGGTGCGGCCACCCGACCAACTCAGCACGGGACCCGCGTGCGGCGCCTCGTCGCCGCCGAGATCCGCCAACTGGGCGAGGATCTGCTCGCCGAACGCCGTGTCGTCCGCCTCCACCGCGTCCCGCAGGCTCTCGATGCCGGGCACCTCGGCGGCCACCTCGTCGAAGACGTCGAGAACCCCCGAATACCACTGCGGCGGACCACCCACCGCCTCCCTCGCCTCAGCCTCACTCGGCAGGTCGAAGGTGAGCTGCACCACATCCGACGGCCCCGACGCGCTGCACCCGCTCAGCACGAGCGCCGCGACCACGGCGATGACGGGAACGATCGTGCGCATCGGGAACCCTTCGATTCGGACGATCGAGAGCCTATTGATGCGCAGCCGTCGAGGCGCCGAGTTCCGGTCTCACGCGGGTCTCAGCTTCGCAGGGCGCGCAGGATCGCCTCCACGTCGTCCGCCGTGTTCCACAGATGGAACGAGGCGCGGGCGCGGCCCGCACGGCCGGAGATGCGGATGCCCGCCGCCGTCATGGCCGTGAGCTGGGCGCCCTCCGGGTCGGGCCACGCGACGATCGCCTGACGTTGGACGGGGAGTCCGAGCGCCTCGGTGAGCGCGGCCCCGAGACCCGAGGCGCGCTCCCAGATCTCGGCGATGTCGAGTCCCGCGAAGAGTCCGATCGACTGCTCGGCGCCCACCCACGCCTGCCACGCGGGCGACACGTCGAAGCGGCGGGCGTCGGCGGCCAAGGCGATGTCGGGGCCGTAGCAGCTCTGCCACACCCGCTGCCCCGCATACCAGCCGCCCTGCACGGGCCGCAGCACGGCATCCGCCCGCGCACCGACCGTGAGGAAGCACACCCCGCGCGGTGAGCACAGCCACTTGTAGGCGTGGCACACCGTAAGGTCGAAGTCGTCGGCCGCGACCGGCAGCACGCCCGTCGCCTGGGTGGTGTCGCAGAAGGTGAGCGCGCCATGGCGCGCCGCCGCCTCGCGGATCGCGGCCGCATCGGCCACGACGCCCGTGGCGGATTGCACGAGCGAGAACGCCACCAGCGTCGTGCGCTCGTCGATGGCGTCGGCGAGGGCGGCGAGCGGCACGGCCCGCACCCGCAGCTCGCCGCGTTCCTGGAACGGCGTGATGATCGAGGAGAAGTCGCCCTCCACGACGAGGATCTCGGCCCCCGCCGGCATCGCCGCCGCGACGAGCGCGGCCTGCACGGAGGTCTGCGATCCGATCGCCACCCGTGCGACGTCGACGCCGACGAGCCGGGCGTAGTGCTCGCGCGTGCGGGCGATGATCGGGTCGTAGCCCTGCGGGTCGCGGTCGGCGCGCGCCCAGGCGTCGAGATCCGCACGCAGCGCCTCGACCGCGCGGCGCGGGGGCAGCCCGATGGATGCGGCGGCGACGTAGCCGCGCGGCTCGCCGAACTCGGCGATCGCGGCGGCCAACGGACGGGACGGCGCGGTCAGGATGCTCATCACCCCAGCGTGCGGGAGGCGCATCCATCCGACAAGGGCATGTTCGCGATGCCATCCATTCACTATGGTTATCGGATGGAGCTCGACCTGCAGTCGATCCGCATCGTGCGGGCCATCGCCGAGCACGGCACGATCAGCGGGGCGGCCCGCGCTCTCGGCTACAGCCAACCGGCGGTGAG
The Protaetiibacter larvae DNA segment above includes these coding regions:
- a CDS encoding aminotransferase class V-fold PLP-dependent enzyme; the encoded protein is MSILTAPSRPLAAAIAEFGEPRGYVAAASIGLPPRRAVEALRADLDAWARADRDPQGYDPIIARTREHYARLVGVDVARVAIGSQTSVQAALVAAAMPAGAEILVVEGDFSSIITPFQERGELRVRAVPLAALADAIDERTTLVAFSLVQSATGVVADAAAIREAAARHGALTFCDTTQATGVLPVAADDFDLTVCHAYKWLCSPRGVCFLTVGARADAVLRPVQGGWYAGQRVWQSCYGPDIALAADARRFDVSPAWQAWVGAEQSIGLFAGLDIAEIWERASGLGAALTEALGLPVQRQAIVAWPDPEGAQLTAMTAAGIRISGRAGRARASFHLWNTADDVEAILRALRS